CAGTCGGCGGGGCGCGCACTGGTGGGCTACATGAGTCCGCCGGACCGGCGCGCGGAATTCTTTGGGCTTTGGGGGTTGGCGGTGAAGCTGTCTTCGATCCTCGGCCCGATCACCTACGGCGTGGTCAGCTGGATGTCGGGAGGCGACCATCGTCTCGCGATCCTCATTACGGGCAGCTATTTCGTCGGCGGACTGGTGTTGCTGGCTGGCATCGATGCGCAGCGTGGACATCTCGCCGCGCTGCGCGACAAGGCCGCCGGTCCTTCCTGAATCCCGGGTTTCCGAAATGACTTTGTTCGGATAAACAGCGCGTTATAATCCCGCCCTGTCGGGTTTAACGTTTGTCCCCAAGGGGCGGTTCGCATGTTGAAGTGGATCAAGGGTTCGAAGTCGGAACATCCGCTGGCCGACGAGAAGTCAGCGTGCGAGTTCATCGCCGAATTGCCGCCGCTCGATCCCTACAAGTCGCTTGAGGAGCTTTGTTACTGGCTCGACACGCTGGGTACCGCGGAAGATCTGAAGCCGCCGCGTGTTCTCGAGATCATCGATCTCATCGATCTCATCGACCAGGCCGCGAAGAACCATCAGCGCAAACTTTCGCAGGACTATCTCAGCGGCAGCGCGCGCCTGCAGAAATTCCAGGAAACCCGCATCTGGAACACCGTGTTCGCGTTCTGCAAGCAACTCGCCGATACCTATCAGATGTGCCTGACCCGCTTCCAGGCCGGTGCCGGCGGATGGGGTGCGCTGAAGGGACAAATGCCGATGGCGGTGGCGCGTGCGCTGCGCGCGTTGACGTTGCAACTGAAGTGGCAGTTGCTGCGCTACGGACCCGTCGAGAAAAGGGTGTGGGTGCAGATGGGCGAGCTCTACGCCTATGCCGAGGAAAGGGGATATGCCACCACGCCGGTCCTCGTCTATCCGGGCAAGTTCAGCGAGTCCACGGTGCAGCGTGAGTTCCTCAAGAGCGTGATGCTGAGCATTTCCTCGACCGACAGCCTGCTGCCGGACAAGCTGGAAATCGCCGAGCGTATCGTCGCGCAGTTTTCCGAATTTTTCGTGATGAATCGCCAGCCCTCGAAAGGTTGCCATTACTACTTCGATCTGAATGAAGACAAGCTGCCCGCACGCGTGATGTCGCGCCTGCCGATGACGCCGGGCCTGCGTTTCTTCGGGCCGGGCAGCGCCGCGCAGGAACTGGAGAAACTGCTCGCCATCGTGCAAGCCGACGGCGTGGTGCCATCGAGCATCAATCTGGGCGGCACGTTCGATCCGGAGGTGGTGCTGGAAGCGCTGCGCCACCTCGCGCGCTACTGGGCACCGATTCCGCCGGCGCGCAGCGAGGAGAGGCGCAATGCCGTATCGCGCATGAGCGTGGTCCATGACTTCGACGAAATCGTGTCCACCATATCCGGGGAAACGCAGGACTTGTCGTTCGACAGTTCGATCGAGGTCTGGACGGTCGAGAACGAGAGCGAAGGCGGTTATGGTGCGCTCATGCCGCAGGTCAGGAGCGACTGGCTGCGGGTGGGCACGCTGCTGGGTGTCAGGATCGAGGACGGTGCATCATGGGGCGTGGGCATCGTGCGCCGGATGTCGGCTTACGATCACAAGCAGCGCTACGTCGGCATCCAGGTGCTGACCAAGGACGCAACCGTGGTGAAGCTCGCGGCGATCAGCGCAGCGGGTGGTGCGGAACCGGAGAGCGCGCTCCTGCTGCCGTCGAATGCGCACGACACCAATGGCGCGGCCGAAATGAATCTGCTGCTGAAGCCGGGGGCGTTTTCGCCGCAGAAAAGCATGGAGATGCGCGCCTACGAGCGCCGCTACCTGCTGGTGCCGCGCAGGCTGATGGAAGGCGGGCACGATTTCGACATGGCGCGCTTCCGCGTCATGCAGCGTGCTGCTTGAGTCCCGCCGGAGTCCGGGCGCGGGAATAACCATTCGCGTGACGATCCGCCGCCGCAGTTCACTCTGTACAAACTCTTCCGTTCATGTCCACGCCCGATAGCGTCCAGCTGCTCGCCGAATTCGGTAGCCGGCTCGACGCCGTGCATTCGCAGTCCGACCTCAGGCTTGCCTTGCAGATCGAAATAGTCGACCTGGCGGACCGCGGTGCGCGCGAGTTTCTGGAGGAACTGGAGGCCCGCTATTTTGCAGGCGGCGGAAACGCCGAGTCGGAGGGGCAGTCGCGAGTCTGGGGTCCGGTATCGCTGTATTGCGCGCAACTCGAAGCGGCCTACATGCATCTGGTCCGGCAGTTTCAGACTTACAGTCAGGGCTGGGCGGAAGTCGGCGACAAGATTCCGATGGTGGTGGCGCGCGCCCTGCGCGCGACCTCGATGAGGTTGAAGTGGCAGCTCATGCGTTACCTGCCTGTCGAGAAGGATCTCTGGCAGACCCTGTCCCAGTTATGGACCTTCGCCGAGGACAAGGGCATGGAACAGGCACGGGTCGTGGTCTACGAGGACAAGTCGACGCTGCCTCGCGAATTTCTGAAACCCATGATGCTCGCCGTCTCGGCAGCCGACAGTCTGCCCGCCCTGGAAGTGGACATCGCCCACCGCGTCATCGATCACCTGTCGGACCGATTCGAACTGCAGCGCCATCCCGCGAAGACCTGCAACTTCTTCGTCGACATCGATCGCTGGACGGCGCCGGAGCGCTACACGCCCGTCTCGGTGGTGCGCTCGGGCGCAAGATTTTTCGGTCCGGGCCGCGTCATGACGCAGATCGACGAACTCGTTTCGCGGCTGGCCGGCGGCGAGATCGCGCCGAGGGAAATGAATCTGCACGGGATCAGCGACATGGGTGCGGTCGTCCACGTGCTGGAGCATCTTGGCCGCCACTGGTGGGAGCGGCGTCCGGAACGGCGGGCGGAGCGTCGTCGTTCTCTGTCGCAGATCGGCGTCTTGCACGGCTTCGACGCAATCATGACCCGTCTTTCATCGGATGAGATCGTGGAACAGATGCGTCCTCCCGCGGAGACGTGGAGTGTGGAGAACGAGAGCGACGACGGTTACGGTGCCGTGCTCCCCATGGGCCATGGCGGGTGGCTGCATGTCGGCAAGGTGCTGGCCCTGAAGCCCGCCGATACCCGCATCTGGGCTGTCGGGATCGTGCGCCGCCTGGCCGCGCAGGAAGGGGGACAGCGCCATATCGGGATCGAGTTGCTGGCTCGCGGGGCCCGGCTCGTGACGCTGCATCGAAGAACCGACGCCCAGCAAACCTGGAAAGCCCTGCTGTTGCCGTCGCATTCCGGCGGCGACGCGAGCCTGGGTGAAGTGAGTCTCCTGCTGCCCGCGGGCAGCTTCCTGCCCGATTCCAACCTGGAGATGGAGGTCTACAGCACCAGTTACATCCTGGAGCCGCGCCTCCTGCTCGAGCACGAAAACGACTTCGAGATGGCGCGCTACCGCATCCTGCAGCGCGTCGGTTAGATCCGGTTAACCGCGAAGGCGCAAAGGAAGCGCGAAGAAACCCAAAGGGGAATTGAAAGCGGCAAACGAACCTATGGGGCGTCGAGAACCGGGTAGTGCCGAACCATTCGCCGAAATTTTTTTCTCGCCCTTCTTTGCGTTACCTTTGCGTCTTCGCGCCTTTGCGGTGAAGTGTTGCTTTAGAGCAGTACCCGCGTAAGCCACGCGCTGATATCCTCGAGTTCCCCGGCGCAGACCGAGTGCGGCATCGGATACTGGTGCCAGTCGACGTCGTAACCGAGTTTCAGCAGTTGATCGCGCGATGCTATCCCCAGCGGCAACGGCACGATATTGTCGGCGATGCCGTGACCCAGGAAAATCGGCACGTCCTTGTTCGCCGCGTTGCGTTCTTTCTCGATCTTCGGCGTCAGCGGCAGATAAGCAGAAAGCGACATCACGCCGGCCAGCCGTTCGGGCTGCCGCAATCCGGTCTGCAGCGAAATCACGCCACCCTGTGAAAATCCCGCGATGACGATGCGGCCCATTGGCACGCCGCGCGATTCCTCCTTCGCGATCAGTTCCTCGATCATCTTCTGCGACTGCCGCAGGCCTTGTTCGTCTTCCTTCATGACCAGATCCTGATAGACGATGTCGTACCAGGCGCGCATCACGAAGCCGCCATTGATGGTCACCGGGCGCATCGGTGCATGCGGGAATACGAAGCGAATGCCCAGCGGCGGCAGCGACAGCTCCTGGACGATCGGCACGAAGTCGTTGCCGTCGGCGCCCAGACCGTGCAGCCAGATGACGCTGTGGCTCGGTTTCGGTTTGGTCTCGATCTCTATTACTTGCAGTTGTTCAGCCATGATTTAGGTCAAGATCGTGGGACACGGAGTTCACAGAGAGAAAAGAGAGAACGCAGAGGAAAAGAAACAAGAACGGTTCCTGAAAAGTTAAATTTTTGCAAGTTATACACTCCGACGCTAGCTGGGAGCTTCTTCTGATCAGTTATTGCCCTTCTCTGCGCCCTCTGTGTTTGCTGCGCCTCTGCGTTGGGTGGAATCATTAGGTTTTGGGGCGTATTGCGGACTTGGGACGGAAGGCTTTGCAGACGGCGTCGTCGGTTTCGATGTAAGGCCCGCCGATCAGGTCTATGCAGTAGGGGATCGCGGCAAAGATGCCATGCACGATTTGCTTGCCATCTGCGTCTTTCAGGCCTTCCAGCGTCTCGCGAATGGATTTCGGCTGGCCGGGCAGGTTGACGATCAGCGTCCTGCCGCGGATCACGCCGACCTGGCGCGACAGGATGGCGGTCGGCACGAAATGCAGGCTGATCTGGCGCATCTGCTCGCCGAAGCCGGGCATCTCGCGATCGGCGATCGCGAGCGTGGCCTCCGGCGTCACGTCGCGCGGCGCGGGCCCGGTGCCGCCGGTG
Above is a genomic segment from Betaproteobacteria bacterium containing:
- a CDS encoding alpha/beta hydrolase: MAEQLQVIEIETKPKPSHSVIWLHGLGADGNDFVPIVQELSLPPLGIRFVFPHAPMRPVTINGGFVMRAWYDIVYQDLVMKEDEQGLRQSQKMIEELIAKEESRGVPMGRIVIAGFSQGGVISLQTGLRQPERLAGVMSLSAYLPLTPKIEKERNAANKDVPIFLGHGIADNIVPLPLGIASRDQLLKLGYDVDWHQYPMPHSVCAGELEDISAWLTRVLL
- the mog gene encoding molybdopterin adenylyltransferase produces the protein MSENEQVVIGLVSISDRASKGIYKDEGLPALDEWLGRAIRNSRRVIERLIPDEEEIIAHTLKELCDKEGCHLVLTTGGTGPAPRDVTPEATLAIADREMPGFGEQMRQISLHFVPTAILSRQVGVIRGRTLIVNLPGQPKSIRETLEGLKDADGKQIVHGIFAAIPYCIDLIGGPYIETDDAVCKAFRPKSAIRPKT